A genomic stretch from Streptosporangium album includes:
- a CDS encoding NmrA family NAD(P)-binding protein: MTILVTGSRGLVGSTLVALLRSRGLDVRAASKDPGKLSLPAGVPAVTCDLTDPGTFPAALEDVASVFLYAEASQIGPFVEQAAAAGVRHIVLLSTSAVLGPAADDDPIAASHLKVEEALAASSVESTFLRPGSFASNALQWSWAIRSTGTVNLPYPGSHTDPIHEADIAEAALAVLTDPRLAGGKYTLTGPESVTFREQLDHISHATGRPVTVNAVSREEWKAEMAGYIPGDFADALLDWWRSTDGSPAEITRTVEELTGHPARDFAAWARDHAGDFTDQPSQRPRAAGQPAT, encoded by the coding sequence ATGACCATCCTCGTCACCGGAAGCCGCGGACTCGTCGGCAGCACGCTTGTGGCACTTCTCCGGAGCCGCGGGCTCGACGTGCGGGCGGCGTCCAAGGACCCCGGCAAGCTCAGCCTGCCCGCAGGCGTACCGGCGGTGACCTGCGACCTCACCGATCCGGGCACCTTCCCCGCGGCGCTCGAGGACGTCGCCTCGGTCTTCCTCTACGCCGAGGCGTCACAGATCGGCCCGTTCGTCGAGCAGGCCGCCGCGGCCGGGGTCCGGCACATCGTGCTGCTGTCGACCAGCGCGGTCCTCGGGCCCGCCGCCGACGACGACCCCATCGCCGCGTCGCACCTGAAGGTCGAGGAAGCCCTGGCGGCCTCGTCCGTCGAGTCGACGTTCCTGCGTCCGGGCTCCTTCGCGAGCAACGCGCTGCAGTGGTCCTGGGCCATCAGGTCCACCGGTACGGTGAACCTCCCCTATCCCGGTTCCCACACCGACCCCATCCACGAGGCGGACATCGCCGAGGCGGCACTCGCCGTACTCACCGACCCCCGGCTGGCCGGCGGGAAGTACACCCTGACCGGGCCGGAGTCCGTCACCTTCCGGGAGCAGCTCGACCACATCTCCCACGCGACAGGCCGGCCCGTGACGGTCAACGCCGTGAGCCGCGAGGAGTGGAAGGCCGAGATGGCCGGCTACATCCCCGGGGACTTCGCGGACGCGCTCCTCGACTGGTGGCGGTCCACCGACGGTTCACCGGCCGAGATCACCCGGACCGTCGAGGAGTTGACCGGCCACCCGGCCCGCGACTTCGCCGCCTGGGCCCGGGACCACGCCGGCGACTTCACGGACCAGCCGTCACAGCGGCCCCGGGCCGCCGGTCAGCCGGCGACCTGA
- a CDS encoding sporulation protein has protein sequence MLGTVEYTGSAHPGDRDRLVDEGDVGDVGAAPSPGELGAASGRSPLWLRHHNWREVSVVFKRLLGAFGVGGPSVDTVLAVSRVSPGGFLTGEVRVRGGDFEAEIEHISLGLVTRVETEHDEGEHSGLGEFFRTEISGPFTLGTGEERTFPFQVPVPWETPLTEVQGQPLNGMAMGVRTELAIAKAVDKGDLDPFSVAALPSQEAVLVAFSRLGFHFRSADLETGHLYGVQQRLPFYQEIEFYPPPQYAGRINEVELTFVADAGTLDVILEADKRGGHGSGHDSFGRFQVTHEQALQMDWAAEITAWLDSLATRHHGTSYDASYGGHHDGHHGGHHGGPGMGAVVAAGAVGAVGGFVAAEMIDEIGDFFEGDEEEG, from the coding sequence GTGCTCGGCACCGTCGAGTACACCGGCTCCGCTCACCCCGGAGACCGTGACCGGCTGGTCGACGAGGGAGACGTGGGAGACGTGGGCGCCGCGCCCTCGCCGGGGGAACTGGGGGCAGCCTCCGGTCGTTCGCCCTTGTGGTTACGTCACCACAACTGGAGAGAGGTATCCGTGGTCTTCAAACGGCTGCTGGGAGCCTTCGGCGTCGGAGGTCCCTCGGTGGACACCGTCCTGGCCGTGTCCCGCGTGTCACCCGGCGGGTTCCTGACCGGAGAGGTCAGGGTCAGGGGCGGCGATTTCGAGGCGGAGATCGAGCACATCAGCCTGGGACTGGTCACCAGGGTCGAGACGGAGCACGACGAGGGCGAGCACAGCGGCCTCGGGGAGTTCTTCCGCACCGAGATCTCCGGCCCGTTCACACTGGGGACCGGCGAGGAGCGCACCTTCCCGTTCCAGGTGCCGGTGCCGTGGGAGACGCCGCTCACCGAGGTCCAGGGACAGCCGTTGAACGGCATGGCCATGGGCGTGCGCACCGAGCTGGCGATCGCCAAGGCGGTCGACAAGGGCGACCTCGACCCCTTCTCCGTGGCGGCCCTGCCCTCCCAGGAGGCCGTCCTGGTGGCCTTCTCCCGGCTCGGCTTCCACTTCAGGAGCGCCGACCTGGAGACGGGCCACCTGTACGGCGTGCAGCAGCGGTTGCCGTTCTACCAGGAGATCGAGTTCTACCCGCCTCCGCAGTACGCGGGCCGGATCAACGAGGTGGAGCTGACCTTCGTGGCCGACGCCGGCACGCTGGACGTCATCCTGGAGGCCGACAAGCGTGGCGGACACGGTTCGGGCCACGACTCCTTCGGGCGCTTCCAGGTGACCCACGAGCAGGCTCTCCAGATGGACTGGGCCGCCGAGATCACCGCCTGGCTGGACAGCCTGGCCACACGCCATCACGGCACGTCCTACGACGCCTCCTACGGTGGTCACCATGACGGCCACCACGGCGGCCACCACGGCGGACCCGGCATGGGTGCGGTCGTGGCGGCCGGAGCCGTGGGCGCCGTCGGCGGGTTCGTGGCCGCCGAGATGATCGACGAGATCGGCGACTTCTTCGAGGGCGACGAAGAAGAGGGGTGA
- a CDS encoding IS3 family transposase, producing MTRVIDEHFPEMEELLGTARACAILGRSRATLHRRRNPTPPRLGPRRPFHHPAQLSEHEREQVLAVLDSPRFADKSPGQAWATLLDEGVYLCSQATMYRLLRQRGQSGERRVQAVHPAKKKPELEADGPNQVWSWDITKLKGPVRGVYYLLYVIIDIFSRKVIWWEIWPTETGTLAREFIEHAIEANGGIAPGAIHADRGTSMTSNTVSGLLALLGIDQSHSRPRVSNDNPYSEAQFKTLKYCPAFPGTFGSIEDANVFCDQFFRYYNNEHRHSGIGMHTPASVHDGSAAEIHARRAATLNAAFLAHPERFHGRRPCPPPLPSRVWINKPPTTQEVDPSPQTTQVA from the coding sequence CTGACTCGGGTCATCGACGAGCATTTCCCGGAAATGGAGGAGTTGCTCGGCACGGCCAGGGCATGTGCGATCTTGGGAAGGTCGCGGGCCACGTTGCACCGGCGCCGTAATCCCACCCCGCCCCGGCTGGGTCCACGCCGCCCATTTCATCACCCGGCCCAATTGTCGGAACACGAGCGCGAGCAGGTGCTGGCCGTGCTGGACTCGCCCCGGTTCGCCGACAAGTCACCGGGCCAGGCGTGGGCGACCCTGCTGGACGAGGGCGTCTACCTGTGCTCGCAGGCCACGATGTACCGGCTGCTGCGCCAGCGCGGCCAGTCCGGTGAGCGGCGCGTCCAGGCCGTCCATCCGGCGAAGAAGAAACCCGAACTGGAAGCCGACGGGCCGAATCAGGTGTGGTCGTGGGATATCACGAAACTAAAAGGACCGGTGCGCGGCGTCTATTACCTGCTGTATGTCATCATCGATATCTTCTCGCGGAAAGTGATCTGGTGGGAGATCTGGCCGACGGAGACGGGAACCCTTGCCAGGGAGTTCATCGAGCACGCGATCGAGGCCAACGGCGGGATCGCCCCCGGCGCGATCCACGCCGACCGTGGCACCTCGATGACCTCGAACACCGTTTCCGGGCTGCTCGCGCTGCTGGGAATCGACCAGTCCCATTCACGGCCGCGTGTGTCCAACGACAATCCGTACTCAGAAGCGCAGTTCAAAACACTCAAGTACTGTCCCGCGTTTCCTGGCACGTTCGGGTCCATCGAAGATGCCAACGTCTTTTGCGACCAGTTCTTCCGGTACTACAACAATGAGCATCGCCATTCCGGCATCGGAATGCACACCCCGGCATCGGTGCACGACGGCTCCGCGGCCGAGATCCACGCCAGGCGGGCCGCCACGCTGAACGCGGCGTTCCTGGCCCACCCCGAGCGGTTCCACGGCCGGCGGCCCTGTCCGCCGCCGCTGCCCTCACGAGTGTGGATCAACAAACCACCCACGACCCAAGAGGTCGATCCTTCACCACAAACCACACAAGTAGCCTGA
- a CDS encoding SDR family oxidoreductase, which translates to MAALEGKAAVVTGGSRGIGRAIVERLARDGADVVFSFAQNADAAAEVERAVKEAGGNARAIRAELADPGAAERLMDAAGGHLGGLDLLVNNAAPGFAPTSIADTDEELYDRVMAVNAKSAFLTVRYAARHMRDNGRIVNISTLNTVRPARGIAPYVASKGAIEQLTAVAALELGARGITVNTVSPGATDTDLLRGTNSEEALRTVAGITPLGRLGQPADVADVVAFLAGPDGRWLTGQNIRATGGIA; encoded by the coding sequence GTGGCAGCGCTGGAGGGAAAGGCGGCCGTCGTCACCGGAGGGTCCCGGGGCATCGGCCGGGCGATCGTGGAACGTCTCGCCCGCGACGGGGCGGACGTGGTCTTCAGCTTCGCCCAGAACGCCGACGCCGCGGCCGAGGTCGAGCGGGCGGTCAAGGAGGCGGGCGGCAACGCCCGGGCCATCCGGGCCGAGCTCGCCGATCCGGGGGCGGCGGAGCGGCTGATGGACGCCGCCGGCGGGCATCTCGGAGGGCTGGACCTCCTGGTGAACAACGCCGCGCCGGGCTTCGCCCCGACCTCCATCGCCGACACCGACGAGGAGCTGTACGACCGTGTCATGGCGGTCAACGCCAAGTCCGCCTTCCTGACCGTCCGGTACGCGGCCAGGCACATGCGCGACAATGGGCGCATCGTCAACATCTCCACCCTCAACACCGTCCGTCCCGCGCGCGGTATCGCCCCCTACGTGGCCAGCAAGGGAGCGATCGAGCAGTTGACCGCCGTCGCGGCCCTGGAGCTCGGAGCGCGCGGCATCACCGTGAACACGGTCTCCCCGGGCGCGACGGACACCGACCTCCTGCGCGGCACCAACTCCGAGGAGGCCCTGCGGACGGTCGCCGGGATCACCCCGTTGGGCCGCCTCGGGCAGCCGGCGGACGTGGCGGACGTGGTCGCCTTCCTCGCCGGTCCCGACGGACGCTGGCTCACCGGCCAGAACATCCGTGCCACGGGAGGCATCGCCTAG
- a CDS encoding transposase: MPTIAAAREVTEHIGASGRSHLRPLIDFRAGLHRLLWRRADALFELTDALLCAQGPVRSPVELSMEPEFRRGHGSVYAALDQGRIDAGGLRRLLLGVSAAARPGEPLMFALDVTPDARPDAEYADERVMVQVRGKGGDKFLPGWPYSLLVGVQWGDSSWVDPIEARRLRPSQEHTDVTIEQITGLLADLESTGRLTGGDPPPLIMLDAGNYATDISHALTGRHVQVLVRLRATRVFYADPEPRRPGEMGAGKRHGQEFSCSDAAKRYAPDIDLTAGSARYGTVRVRAWKGLHQKLTRTGRWAGHPADERLPIVRGTVLQIVVDRLPDGRKPTKDLWLWHAGPVEVDLPLCQTLVRHGMNESS; this comes from the coding sequence ATGCCGACTATCGCAGCAGCGCGCGAGGTGACGGAGCACATTGGGGCATCCGGTCGGTCACATCTTCGTCCCCTGATCGATTTCCGGGCCGGCCTCCACCGGCTCTTGTGGCGCCGGGCGGACGCGTTGTTCGAGCTCACCGATGCGTTGCTGTGCGCGCAGGGGCCGGTGCGCTCGCCGGTGGAGTTGTCGATGGAGCCGGAGTTCCGCCGCGGGCACGGCTCGGTCTACGCCGCTTTGGATCAGGGCCGGATCGACGCGGGCGGGCTGCGGCGCCTGCTGCTCGGGGTGTCTGCCGCGGCCCGGCCGGGCGAGCCGTTGATGTTCGCGCTGGACGTCACGCCGGACGCGCGGCCCGACGCCGAATATGCCGACGAGCGGGTGATGGTGCAGGTACGCGGCAAGGGCGGCGACAAGTTCCTGCCCGGCTGGCCCTACAGCCTGCTGGTGGGTGTGCAGTGGGGAGACTCCTCATGGGTGGACCCGATCGAGGCGCGCCGGCTGCGGCCGAGCCAGGAGCACACCGATGTCACCATCGAGCAGATCACCGGCCTGCTGGCGGACCTGGAGTCGACCGGCCGGCTCACCGGGGGCGATCCGCCGCCGCTGATCATGCTGGACGCCGGGAACTACGCCACCGACATCTCCCACGCGCTGACCGGTCGGCACGTTCAGGTCCTGGTTCGGCTGCGCGCCACCCGCGTCTTCTACGCCGACCCCGAACCCCGACGACCTGGCGAAATGGGCGCGGGTAAGCGTCACGGCCAGGAGTTCTCCTGCTCGGATGCGGCCAAGCGGTATGCCCCGGACATCGACCTGACCGCAGGATCGGCCCGGTACGGCACCGTGAGGGTACGCGCGTGGAAGGGCCTGCATCAAAAGCTCACCCGCACCGGTCGCTGGGCCGGTCACCCCGCCGATGAGCGGCTGCCCATCGTGCGCGGTACCGTCCTGCAGATCGTCGTGGACCGGCTGCCCGACGGCCGCAAGCCCACCAAAGATCTCTGGCTGTGGCATGCCGGGCCCGTCGAGGTCGACCTCCCTCTCTGTCAGACTCTTGTGAGACATGGGATGAATGAGTCTTCATGA
- a CDS encoding GNAT family N-acetyltransferase: MTASADRTDVIVVRSVGWDDAAAVALRDAMEEEMSARYADRFAEKPDYLPRGMHVEPESVAYTGVAYAGPDLPVGHVALRRLGADLELKRMYVALTHRGTGVARALLAAAEDAARALGGVRIILQTGDRQPDAVRVYEREGYAAIPLFPPYERLEGSRCFEKSLA, from the coding sequence ATGACCGCATCCGCGGATCGGACCGATGTGATCGTTGTCAGGTCCGTCGGCTGGGACGACGCCGCGGCCGTCGCGCTGCGCGATGCGATGGAGGAGGAGATGAGTGCCCGCTACGCCGACCGGTTCGCAGAGAAGCCCGACTACCTGCCCCGGGGCATGCACGTCGAGCCCGAGTCCGTCGCCTACACCGGGGTCGCCTACGCCGGACCGGACCTGCCTGTCGGCCATGTCGCGCTGCGCAGGCTCGGCGCCGACCTGGAGCTCAAGCGGATGTACGTGGCCCTGACCCACCGGGGCACGGGCGTGGCGCGCGCGCTGCTGGCGGCGGCCGAGGACGCGGCCCGCGCGCTCGGCGGGGTGCGGATCATCCTGCAGACCGGAGACCGCCAGCCTGACGCCGTGCGGGTGTACGAGCGGGAGGGGTACGCCGCCATCCCGCTCTTCCCTCCCTACGAGCGGCTTGAGGGATCGCGCTGTTTCGAGAAGTCACTGGCCTGA
- a CDS encoding glycosyl hydrolase family 28-related protein: MARWSGRPPQRASVAVAAVIAASVGLGVVPGAPALAGTGTGGAPAPVVTRAALDPSLVAGRGANVAFSEQEAENATTNGTAIGPDRTAYTLAGEASGRKAVRLTPGQHVEFTLPKTANAITVRYSIPDAPNGGGITAPLNVTVNGGGKKVMTLTSQYAWLYNQYPFTNDPNADLLHPDWWITECACVPNATTPGPTITKPFRPTHFYDEQRLLLGRTYRAGDKVRLTVPAGSNAAWTVIDLLDSELVGAPHVRLLAANVLAFGADPLGRRDSADAIDRAIASAKRSHLKVYIPPGVYQVNRHIVVDDVTIEGAGSWYTTVKGKEVALGAPAPDGSVHTGVGFYGKDASAGGSRNVHLSGFAIEGDVRERIDTDQVNGIGGALSDSTVDGLYIHRTKVGMWFDGPMKNLKITNNVIVDQIADALNFHGGVTNSVVSNNFTRNTGDDGLAMWSEKIANAGNTFDHNTVQTPTLANGIAVYGGTDNTVSNNLVADPIREGSGIHVGSRFGAEAFAGHLWITDNTTARAGTYELNWNIGLGAIWFYALDKNIDADVQVVGNHFLDSTYNAIMLVSDWPVKDLYSITNVHFKDIRVDGTGTSVVSARVKGSASFENVDARNVGAVGVNNCGSFNFPPTGSEFSLTDLGGNDGGGTTGPWLAPWELPNTITCDDRPPVVAPPAPSPW; encoded by the coding sequence GTGGCGAGGTGGTCCGGCAGGCCACCGCAGAGGGCATCGGTGGCGGTCGCGGCGGTGATCGCGGCCTCCGTCGGTCTCGGCGTCGTGCCCGGCGCCCCGGCCCTCGCCGGCACCGGCACGGGCGGAGCCCCGGCCCCCGTGGTGACGCGCGCCGCCCTCGACCCGTCGCTCGTCGCGGGCCGGGGCGCCAACGTCGCCTTCTCCGAGCAGGAGGCGGAGAACGCCACGACGAACGGCACGGCCATCGGCCCGGACCGCACCGCGTACACGCTGGCGGGAGAGGCGTCCGGCCGTAAGGCGGTCAGGCTGACGCCGGGACAGCACGTCGAGTTCACGCTGCCGAAGACGGCCAACGCGATCACCGTGCGTTACAGCATTCCGGACGCTCCCAACGGCGGCGGCATCACCGCGCCGCTGAACGTCACGGTGAACGGCGGGGGCAAGAAGGTCATGACCCTCACGTCGCAGTACGCGTGGCTGTACAACCAGTATCCGTTCACGAACGATCCGAACGCCGACCTGCTGCACCCCGACTGGTGGATCACCGAGTGCGCCTGCGTGCCCAACGCCACGACGCCCGGCCCGACGATCACGAAGCCGTTCCGCCCGACCCACTTCTACGACGAGCAGCGTCTCCTGCTGGGCAGGACGTACCGCGCGGGTGACAAGGTGCGGCTCACGGTCCCGGCCGGGAGCAACGCGGCGTGGACGGTCATCGACCTGCTCGACTCGGAGCTCGTCGGCGCGCCGCACGTCAGGCTCCTCGCGGCGAACGTGCTGGCGTTCGGCGCAGACCCGCTCGGCCGGCGCGACTCCGCCGACGCGATCGACAGGGCGATCGCCTCCGCGAAGCGCAGCCACCTCAAGGTCTACATCCCGCCGGGCGTCTACCAGGTGAACCGTCACATCGTCGTCGACGACGTGACGATCGAGGGCGCCGGCAGCTGGTACACGACCGTCAAGGGCAAGGAGGTCGCCCTCGGCGCCCCGGCCCCCGACGGCTCGGTGCACACCGGCGTCGGCTTCTACGGCAAGGACGCGTCGGCCGGCGGCAGCAGGAACGTGCACCTGTCCGGCTTCGCGATCGAGGGTGACGTCCGCGAGCGCATCGACACCGACCAGGTGAACGGCATCGGCGGGGCGCTGAGCGACTCGACCGTCGACGGCCTCTACATCCACCGCACCAAGGTGGGCATGTGGTTCGACGGGCCGATGAAGAACCTGAAGATCACGAACAACGTCATCGTCGACCAGATCGCCGACGCCCTCAACTTCCACGGCGGCGTCACGAACTCGGTCGTGTCGAACAACTTCACCCGCAACACGGGTGACGACGGCCTCGCCATGTGGTCCGAGAAGATCGCCAACGCCGGCAACACGTTCGACCACAACACCGTGCAGACGCCGACCCTCGCGAACGGCATCGCCGTCTACGGCGGCACCGACAACACCGTCTCGAACAACCTCGTCGCCGACCCGATCCGTGAGGGCAGCGGCATCCACGTCGGGTCCCGCTTCGGCGCCGAGGCATTCGCCGGGCACCTGTGGATCACCGACAACACCACGGCCCGGGCCGGCACGTACGAGCTGAACTGGAACATCGGCCTGGGAGCCATCTGGTTCTACGCGCTCGACAAGAACATCGACGCGGACGTCCAGGTGGTCGGGAACCACTTCCTCGACAGCACCTACAACGCGATCATGCTGGTCAGCGACTGGCCGGTGAAGGACCTGTACTCGATCACGAACGTCCACTTCAAGGACATCAGGGTCGACGGTACGGGCACCTCCGTGGTCAGCGCCCGCGTGAAGGGGTCCGCGTCCTTCGAGAACGTGGACGCCCGCAATGTCGGCGCGGTCGGCGTCAACAACTGCGGGTCGTTCAACTTCCCGCCCACCGGCTCGGAGTTCTCGCTGACGGACCTCGGCGGCAACGACGGGGGCGGCACCACCGGGCCCTGGCTCGCCCCGTGGGAGCTGCCGAACACCATCACCTGCGACGACCGCCCGCCGGTCGTCGCGCCGCCGGCGCCGTCCCCGTGGTGA
- a CDS encoding MFS transporter translates to MPAFAHPATAAQTFSPRKRWAVLAVILSADVLDLLDSTITNIAAPTIAEDLHGGEALIQWLGAGYALALGVLLVAGGRLGDRYGRRRLFLIGITGFTLASIACGLAPAPGAIIVARLVQGAFGALLIPQGFGILGAVFPRDQIGKAFSAFAPVMGISAVGGPLLAGVLIDADILGLGWRSMFLINIVLGGIAILAAAKLLPEDTGDPDVAVDGIGSGLLAAAMLGLLSGLITGSTSGWTLVPIALVVGGTVFFGLFCHRQRTAESPLIKPSLLGNRGFTSGLILGVVFFAAVSGILYALSLFMQNGLGYPPLNAALGLAPIAVGIVIASIASYRLIGRLGRDLVLIGLAITLTGTGWLLALVLTAGTTVGAWALVPPVLIIGLGMGTCFGTIYDVTIGDIGPREAGSASGSLSAVQQLSNAIGAAVVTTVYFTALADGGEARAMTHSLAAVAAVTVVCCGLVRLLPRKALPQDHQ, encoded by the coding sequence TTGCCCGCATTCGCCCATCCGGCCACGGCGGCGCAGACGTTCTCCCCGAGAAAACGCTGGGCCGTCCTCGCCGTCATCCTCAGCGCCGACGTCCTGGACCTCCTCGACTCGACGATCACCAACATCGCCGCCCCGACCATCGCCGAGGACCTCCACGGAGGCGAGGCCCTCATCCAGTGGCTGGGGGCGGGTTACGCCCTCGCCCTCGGTGTCCTCCTCGTGGCGGGCGGACGACTCGGCGACAGGTACGGTCGCCGTCGCCTGTTCCTCATCGGGATCACCGGTTTCACCCTCGCCTCGATCGCCTGCGGGCTGGCCCCGGCCCCCGGAGCGATCATCGTCGCCCGGCTCGTCCAGGGCGCGTTCGGCGCCCTGCTGATCCCCCAGGGGTTCGGCATCCTCGGCGCGGTCTTCCCCCGCGACCAGATCGGCAAGGCCTTCAGCGCCTTCGCCCCGGTCATGGGGATCTCCGCCGTCGGGGGTCCCCTCCTGGCCGGGGTCCTCATCGACGCCGACATCCTCGGGCTCGGCTGGCGCTCCATGTTCCTGATCAACATCGTGCTCGGCGGCATCGCGATCCTCGCCGCGGCGAAGCTCCTGCCAGAAGACACCGGCGATCCGGACGTCGCCGTCGACGGCATCGGCTCCGGCCTGCTGGCCGCGGCCATGCTCGGCCTGCTCTCCGGCCTCATCACCGGGTCCACGAGCGGCTGGACGCTCGTCCCGATAGCGCTCGTCGTGGGCGGCACCGTCTTCTTCGGCCTGTTCTGCCACCGTCAGCGCACGGCGGAGAGCCCGTTGATCAAACCCTCGCTGCTGGGAAACCGGGGATTCACCTCCGGTCTCATCCTGGGCGTCGTCTTCTTCGCCGCCGTGTCCGGGATTCTCTACGCCCTGTCGCTCTTCATGCAGAACGGTCTCGGCTACCCGCCGCTGAACGCGGCACTCGGCCTGGCCCCCATCGCGGTGGGCATCGTCATCGCCTCCATCGCCTCCTACCGGCTCATCGGCAGACTCGGACGCGACCTCGTCCTCATCGGCCTGGCCATCACCCTGACCGGCACCGGCTGGCTACTCGCCCTCGTCCTCACCGCCGGGACCACGGTGGGCGCGTGGGCACTCGTCCCACCGGTACTGATCATCGGTCTGGGCATGGGCACCTGCTTCGGAACCATCTACGACGTCACCATCGGCGACATCGGACCACGGGAGGCGGGCAGCGCCAGCGGCTCGCTCAGCGCGGTCCAGCAGCTGTCCAACGCCATCGGGGCGGCCGTGGTCACCACCGTCTACTTCACGGCCCTGGCCGACGGCGGCGAAGCGCGGGCCATGACCCACAGCCTCGCCGCCGTCGCCGCCGTCACCGTCGTCTGCTGCGGCCTCGTCCGGCTCCTCCCGCGCAAGGCCCTGCCCCAGGACCACCAGTAG
- a CDS encoding FxsA family protein — protein sequence MMRLLLVLAFLAVPVLEILVFVQVGQAIGVWLAIALLAAGSLLGSLVVRREGRKAWRKLQDAMQSGRMPEPGAPGGAMTVAGGVLLAVPGFLTDVVGLLFLLPFTRPLMRGLGARFLARRIENLAQRTPGPGLGSPFGGMGSPFDAMRDQHPGSGPVIHGEVIRDEPGRPAGRDSSRDLTGR from the coding sequence ATGATGCGCCTTCTGCTGGTCCTTGCCTTCCTGGCGGTCCCCGTCCTGGAGATCCTGGTGTTCGTCCAGGTCGGCCAGGCCATCGGCGTGTGGCTTGCGATCGCCCTGCTGGCCGCGGGCAGTCTTCTCGGCTCCCTGGTCGTCCGCAGGGAAGGGCGCAAGGCCTGGCGCAAGCTCCAGGACGCGATGCAGTCCGGCCGGATGCCCGAGCCGGGCGCTCCCGGCGGCGCCATGACCGTCGCGGGCGGGGTGCTGCTGGCGGTGCCGGGCTTTCTCACCGACGTCGTCGGCCTGCTGTTCCTCCTGCCGTTCACCCGGCCGCTGATGCGCGGGCTCGGCGCCCGGTTCCTCGCCCGCCGGATCGAGAACCTCGCACAGAGGACGCCCGGTCCCGGCCTCGGCTCACCGTTCGGCGGAATGGGCTCCCCCTTCGACGCCATGCGTGACCAGCACCCCGGCTCCGGGCCGGTCATCCACGGCGAGGTCATCCGGGACGAGCCGGGCAGGCCGGCCGGTCGCGACTCCAGCCGCGACCTCACCGGCCGCTGA
- a CDS encoding S1 family peptidase has translation MFSRGSLLAGVATVALFLTAGTASANAAPAPLAPKPPSPSVVDAMQRDLGLTAEQAVTRLANEERAMTTESALSATLGATYAGAWLNGDASQLMVATSDAAAAGAIKAKGAQPVIVSRTLEQLNAAKDRLDQAPAEAKAGASLWYVDTPTNTVVILAAQQAAADALVAAAGVDKEAVRVVASAERPQTFIDIIGGRAYYIGGSRCSVGFSVTRGSTPGFVTAGHCGRAGYGTTSPTGTFQGSSFPGNDYAWVAAPGNTPRPWVRGSGGANVIVRGSTQAVVGSSICRSGSTTGWHCGVIQQHNTSVTYSQGTVTGLTRTTVCAEPGDSGGSFISGSQAQGVTSGGSGNCSSGGTTYYQPVNEILSVYGLTLTVG, from the coding sequence ATGTTCAGTCGAGGTTCCCTCCTGGCCGGCGTCGCCACCGTGGCGCTGTTCCTGACCGCCGGCACGGCCTCCGCAAACGCCGCGCCCGCCCCCCTCGCCCCCAAACCCCCGTCCCCCTCGGTCGTCGACGCCATGCAGCGCGACCTCGGCCTCACCGCCGAACAGGCCGTCACCCGACTGGCCAACGAAGAACGTGCGATGACCACGGAGTCGGCTCTGAGCGCCACGCTCGGCGCCACGTACGCCGGCGCCTGGCTCAACGGCGACGCCTCCCAGCTCATGGTCGCCACCAGCGACGCCGCCGCCGCCGGCGCCATCAAGGCCAAGGGCGCCCAGCCCGTGATCGTCAGCCGCACCCTGGAACAGCTCAACGCGGCCAAGGACAGGCTCGACCAGGCGCCGGCCGAGGCGAAGGCGGGCGCGTCCCTCTGGTACGTCGACACCCCGACCAACACCGTCGTGATCCTGGCCGCCCAGCAGGCCGCGGCCGACGCCCTCGTCGCCGCCGCCGGGGTGGACAAGGAGGCGGTCCGCGTGGTCGCCTCCGCCGAGCGGCCCCAGACCTTCATCGACATCATCGGCGGCAGGGCCTACTACATCGGTGGATCCCGCTGCAGCGTCGGCTTCTCCGTCACCAGGGGAAGCACCCCCGGATTCGTCACCGCGGGCCACTGCGGCAGGGCCGGTTACGGCACCACCAGCCCGACCGGCACCTTCCAGGGCTCCTCGTTCCCCGGCAACGACTACGCGTGGGTCGCCGCCCCCGGCAACACCCCCCGGCCCTGGGTGCGGGGTTCCGGCGGAGCCAACGTCATCGTGCGTGGGTCCACCCAGGCCGTGGTCGGCTCCTCGATCTGCCGCTCCGGCTCCACCACCGGCTGGCACTGCGGCGTCATCCAGCAGCACAACACCAGCGTGACCTACTCCCAGGGCACGGTGACCGGCCTGACCCGTACCACCGTGTGCGCCGAGCCGGGCGACTCCGGCGGGTCGTTCATCTCCGGCAGCCAGGCCCAGGGCGTGACCTCGGGCGGCTCCGGTAACTGCTCCTCCGGCGGCACGACGTACTACCAGCCGGTCAACGAGATCCTGTCCGTCTACGGACTGACCCTGACGGTCGGCTGA
- a CDS encoding putative ATP-grasp target RiPP, translated as MSKINIDDIPFEGAELTEAELGEVAGGRMTVSWRNSKGQACEWDIS; from the coding sequence ATGTCCAAGATCAACATTGATGACATCCCGTTCGAGGGGGCCGAGCTCACCGAGGCCGAGCTGGGCGAGGTCGCCGGCGGCCGGATGACCGTGTCCTGGCGCAACAGCAAGGGCCAGGCCTGCGAGTGGGACATCAGCTGA